The following coding sequences are from one Bdellovibrionales bacterium window:
- a CDS encoding Smr/MutS family protein, with amino-acid sequence MGTKKIKMPTLDLHGKKQDEVYDLVDRFIMKHHHIERVKIMPGKGTGVVRNQVISYLKQGGYPWSYEDLPNGDKNTGSIIVFLN; translated from the coding sequence GTACCAAAAAGATCAAGATGCCCACTCTGGATCTGCACGGAAAGAAGCAAGACGAAGTGTACGATCTCGTGGACAGATTTATCATGAAGCATCATCACATCGAGCGGGTCAAAATTATGCCCGGTAAAGGAACTGGCGTCGTGCGAAACCAGGTCATTTCCTATCTTAAACAGGGCGGCTATCCTTGGTCCTATGAGGATTTACCCAACGGGGATAAAAACACCGGTTCTATTATTGTCTTTTTAAACTGA